The nucleotide window TGGATGTTCACCGGTTCGGAGCGCGCCGGCCGCCGTGCCGCCGCCATCCAGAGCCTGCTGGCCACCGCCAAACTGAATGGCATCGAACCCGCCGCCTGGCTCAAGGATACGCTGGAAAAACTACCCACCTGGCCCAACAGCCGGATCGATGAGCTATTACCCCTCGGCGCCTCAACCCGAGTAAAGGTGGGGCGGCTGGACGCTTACGAACGAGGAGTTCGGTACCAGCCAGTATCTGATTGACGTTTTCCAGATCGGGGTTGGCTTCCAATACCAACCCCAACGCCCGTGGCGTCGCTACCACCCCTTGGGACAACAAGATCGACTCAAGGGTCTCGCCTGACACGACGGTGTGGTTGGCCAGGGTTAAGTCAATCTGTCTCTCTCGCAGCTCGCTAGGCAAGCTAACTAAACCGTAGCTGTCACGGACCGAGGCCGGCCCTAGTTGCTGGGCCTGGACATGCGCCTGAGCAAACCCCAGGACTAAGGCAAGCATGACTCTACTGCGCATGAAGCACCTCCCTGTTGAGGCAGAGCGTTTTCCCAGATACCAGACTGAGGATAGTCGCCCCGCTATACATGTCACGCCCTATAGCCGGCGGATAAGGTTCGTAAACGCCACCAACTCACGAGCCCTACAGCAGGACAACGGGGACTAAGCGGGCATGATCGAATGCGCTTTGCTTAGCCCAGTCATACCTTCTGCCCGTCATCCTCCATGCATGTTCGCTGGTGTTACCAGCAGCATGCCCAGGCAGTCGAGACCTTCGAGACTGCGGTGCGGTTCATCGCACTGGTTGCTTTGTTACTCCAGCGCATGTCGCGCCATCCACCCAACCCACGAGGGACATCCTCCCTTGCGGGCGGGAGTCCCTTTTTCATCAAGGAGTCTCCAATGGATACCCAAGCCATCCGCGCACAAATGCCCGTTCTGGTCGCCGGTCATGTACCCCGCAATGTCCGCACCTTCAAGTTCAAAATCTTCGACGGACAACCCAAGGTCTCGACGTGGGGCTTCCACATCGACCCCAAACCGTTCGAGGGCAAGGTGATCGCCGACACCGGCGACGCCATCGTCGTCAAGATCGGTCGGGCCGAATTCGCCGTGCTCGATCGCGCGCTGGTGACCGAAGTGCCTGTTGAGGGTGCCAAGGTGCAGGTCCAGCCGTATGCCCGACGCCGTTTCGACGGTCTGCGCGCGGACACGCCGGAAGAACTCACTGAGTACGCTGCTGACGGCACGCCCTTCACCCTGCAGACGCATGTCCTCGGTTCAGCACCCGCCAAACTGCCGATCCCACAGCCGCGCTGCCCGGAGCTGCAGGAACTCATCAACCAGCTCGAACAACTGCCTGCTCCCGATGGTTTTCGCCGCGTCACCCACTTGCTGGTGGATGCCGGTGCACGGGACTTTTCCGTTATCGATCCGCTACCCGAGGACATCATCAAGACACCGCCGACGATCAGCTTCACCGTTGCCACGGAGAAGTTCCAAGGGCAGGTCACCCTGCTGTACGACCGCGCCGATGACCTTTATGTGATCGAGCTGAACCGCGATGGAGAACTCGTCGAACGCATCGACAAAGTGTTCTTCGACTCGCTCGGCGAAACGCTGGAGCAATTGATCGACGACGGTAGTTGGCGGCGCATCCGCGTGCAGTGCCTGTCTGGAAGCAAGCCCACCCTGCACTGACCGTACCGCTTCTCGCCCTTGCGGCGAGAAGCCCCTCATCCGTAAATCAGGAGATCACATCATGTCTCTACGATTCAAAGGTGCGGACCTGCGCCCCGTGCTTGCCGAAGCGGTTGCCAACCAGTGCCGCGTGGTCCTGGCCAAAGACCAGGGCGTGTACTTCCTTGCCGAGCGCGGCGAACGCCGGCCCGATGGACGTCAGGCACTGATCGCCTACGCGGTTGGCTGCAATCCAGATATCGATCTATTCGATGACTGGTGGGAGTTGGCCCTCGCCGAGCTTGGCGGCGATGACTTCGGCGAGCATTTCGACCCAAAATCCACGGTGTTCACCCGTATCCTGAGCAGCGAGGACGACCTGGAGCTGTACGCTACCGCCACCCACCTGTCCATCAAGCCAGTACCGACGACGTCAGGCGGCAACTGACCCTCTCCTACCACAGCCCCCGTTCGCGGGGGCTTCTTCTGTTCGCACCGCCCCACGATCGTGCACGCGCCGTCTCCAGGCCGCACCAGCCCCCTTCGCTGGCTGACGCCGGCCTGCCCTAGGAGACGTCCGCATGCGCGACCCGTTCAAGATCGACCACCCCACCTGCATCAGGTTCAACGGCGGCCGCACCGTGCCTACATGCTCTGGTGCGTGCTGCAGACCAACAACGGATTACCCACGGACACCATGGTCTGTTTCGCCAACACCGGCAAGGAAGTAGAGACCACCTTGTGCTTCGTGCGCGACTGCGCCGAACGCTGGCAGGTGCCCATCCACTGGCTGGAATACCGGATCACGGAAGCCGGCTTCACAGTGGTTGATTTCGACACAGCCAGCCGTGAGGGGAACCGCCCTAGGCGCTGATCCGCAAGCGCCAGTACCTGCCGAACCCGGTGGCCCGCGGCTGCACCACCAGCCTGAAGATCCGGCCAATGCACAAGTTCGGGCGCGAGTTCGGCTGGACCGAGTGGGACCAGTTCATCGGCACCCGCGCCGACGAACAGCGCCGCGTCGCCAAGATTCGGGCTCGCGGCCATTCCACGGAGTCTGCCAACGAACTCATGTGCCTGCCGCTGGTCGACGCCGGCGTCACCGTATGCGACGTGACCGCCCTCTGGCAGGCCCAACCCTTCGACCTGGAGCTGCTGATCGTCAACGGCCGCACGCTCGAAGGCAACTGCGACCTGGATTTCCTCAAGCCCCTTGATCAGCGCCTGGCGCTGATCAAGGCCAGACCAGAGGCGGCCGACTGGTGGGCGCGCATGGAGGCGCTGAACCTCGCCAGTAAGCCCAGCGGTGCCCGGTTCCGCGCCGACTGCCCCAGCTATGCAAGCCTGGCGCGCTTTGCCGCCAGCCAAAGTGATCTGTTCGATTCCGCCGACGA belongs to Candidatus Oleimmundimicrobium sp. and includes:
- a CDS encoding transposase domain-containing protein yields the protein WMFTGSERAGRRAAAIQSLLATAKLNGIEPAAWLKDTLEKLPTWPNSRIDELLPLGASTRVKVGRLDAYERGVRYQPVSD
- a CDS encoding DUF3085 domain-containing protein — translated: MSLRFKGADLRPVLAEAVANQCRVVLAKDQGVYFLAERGERRPDGRQALIAYAVGCNPDIDLFDDWWELALAELGGDDFGEHFDPKSTVFTRILSSEDDLELYATATHLSIKPVPTTSGGN